GTCTCGCGGATCTTGGCGACCTGGGCCTCGAAGCCATCGGAGGCCACTGTGTGGATCGCCATCTGGTTGAGTGTTGCCGAATGCAGATCGGCCGCCTGTTTCATCAGCACCAGTTTGGAAATCACGGGCTCAGCGGCGCAGACCCAGCCGACGCGCAGGCCCGGCGCCAGTGTCTTGGAAAAGCTGCCGCAATAGATCGTCCGTGTGGTATTGATCGAGCCTGACCGGGCAATGTCGAGCGCCAGCAGCGGCGGCACCTCGTCGCCCTCGTAGCGCAGCGACTGGTAGGCGGCATCCTCGATCACGGCGATGTCGAGTTCGGTGGCAAGATCGAGTATCCGCTCCCGTGCAGGGGCGGGGAGGGTCTCGCCGGTGGGGTTGGCGAAATCGGCCGAGGCATAGGCGAATTTCACCTGACCGCCATTGGCACGCGCGGTCTCGCGGTAATCGGCAGCCGAGCGGTTGCCGAGCGGCGTGAGACGGTCGTAATAAGGCTCATAGGCATTGAACGCCTGCAGTGCGCCAAGATAGGTCGGCCAGCCGACCAGCGCGGTGTCGCCTTTGGTAAGAAATAACTTACCTAAATAATCCAGCGCCTGTTGCGAGCCCGAGGTGATGAGAATGTTGTCGGCGGTGCAGGGCACCCCGAGCGAGGCCATCCGGGTGACCAGCCAGTCGCGCAACGGCCTATAGCCTTCGCTGACCGAATATTGCAGCGCAGCGCCCTTGCTGTCGCCCGAAAGCGCCGATGTCAGTGCCGCACCAAACGCTTGCGCCGGAAACAGCGCCGGGTCGGGGATGCCGCCGGCAAACGAAATCACGTCCGGCTGGTCCAGCAGCTTGAGAAGCTCGCGGATTTCGGAAGCCTTCATCCGTTCGGCCCGCGTGGCGAACAGGTGTGGCCAATCGAGCCCCGGCGCGATGTCCATTGTGCCTGCCTGATTATGCGATGCGGTGCTGCTGTCGGCGGCCATGCCCTGATCTCCCTGGAAGCTTAGACGAAAGCATGATCACGAACGCTCAATTGTGTCAATAATGCTGACCTATTGCCGTGGCCGCCAATCAGACCATTCCGTATCAATTTGATTCCCGCCGACACCCTCGAAAAACGAGCCTATGAAGAGGCAGTTATGCGCCAAATCATCACAGTTTCTGCTCAATTTGAAATTTTGCATTCCCATTCGGCTGCTTTTCCCCCAGTAAAGGTAATCATTGTCTTGTCGTGACCCTTGGTCGCGATTAAGTGACGTTAACAACAAAACCGCGCCAAGTGGTTTTTCCAGATGCCTCTCCCGGGGAAATTGAATGAGCGCCGCCGCGCCAGGTACGACTTTTATTGTGTTGATGTTGCCGTTTCTCGCGGCGCTTGTGGCTCCGTGGCTGACCCGGCGTCTGGGGCATAATGCAGCCTGGTTGCTGGCGCTGGCGCCATTGGCGATTTTCATTCACTTTCTCGGTTTTTCTGCAGAGATAGCCAATGGCGAGATTGTCACCGGCGGCTTCAAATGGGTGCCGTCCTACAATGTCAGTTTCTCCTGGCTGATCGACGGCCTGTCGATGACATTCGCGCTGTTGATCTCCGGCATCGGCGCGCTGATCATGCTCTATTCCGGCGGCTATCTCAAAGGCAACGATCAACTGGGTCGGTTCTTCTCCTTCATGCTTTTGTTCATGGGAGCGATGCTCGGCGTCGTCATTTCCGACAGTTTCCTGATGCTGTTTGTCTATTGGGAACTGACCTCCATCACCTCGTTTCTGCTGATCGGTTTTGATCACACCCGCGAAGCCTCGCGCCGCGCCGCACTGCAGGCGCTGGTGGTTACCGGCGGTGGCGGTCTGGCCTTGCTGGCAGGGCTGCTGGTGATCTGGAACATCACCGGTGTCAGCCAGATTTCACTGTTGCTGGTGCTCGGCGATGATCTGCGCGACAGCCCGTTCTATCTGGCTGCGCTGATCCTGGTGCTCGGCGGCGCGTTTTCGAAATCGGCGCAGTTCCCGCTGCATTTTTGGTTGCCCAACGCCATGGAGGCGCCGACCCCGGTGTCGGCCTATCTGCATTCCGCCACCATGGTCAAAGCCGGTGTCTATCTGTTGATGCGGCTCAATCCGGTGTTGGGCGACACTGTCTGGTGGGAAACCATCCTCCCGGTGTTTGGCGGCACCACCCTGATTGTCGGATCGCTGCTCGCCATCCGCCAGACTGACCTCAAGATCATGCTGGCCTATACCACCGTCGCCTCGCTGGGGCTGATGGTGATGCTGACCGGTTTCGGCTCCGAACATGCGATCGCCGCCGCCGTGCTCTATTTGCTGGCCCATTCGCTGTTCAAGGGCGCACTGTTCATGGTCGCTGGCCTGATCGACCATGGAACCGGCACGCGCGACGTCACCCGGCTTGGCGGATTGCGCAAGGCGATGCCGATCACCTTTGTCGCCGCCATGGTCGCGGCCGTGTCGATGGGCGGTCTGCCGCCGATGTTCGGCTTCCTCGCCAAGGAAGAAGTCTATGCCGCGCTGTGGGCGGCTGATGCCTGGTCGCTGTTCTTCGTTGCGGTCGCCGTGGTTGGCAACGGGTTGATGTTCGTGGCCGGCTTCGTGGTCGCCATCAAGCCGTTCTTCGGCCCGGAGGTCAAAACCCCGAAACATGCCCATGAGGGTCCAATCCTGCTGTGGCTCGGGCCGCTGACGCTGGGCGCCGTGGGCTTGATCGGAGCGATTGCGTCGCCATATGCCCATCGCTTGTTCACGTCGCCCATGACCAGCGCGGTTGTCGGCGAGCCGGAAATGGTGACGATCTCGCTGATCCCGCATATCGGTGTGCCGCTGGCGCTGTCGCTTGTCACCATCGTCTTCGGCATTGTCGTCTACCGGCTGTTTGACCGCGCCCGCGACATGGTCGCCCGCGTGCTTGCCGCCATCGGCTGGGGGCCGGACCGCGGCTTTGACCAGTTTATTTTCGGTCTGGTCCGGCTTTCGTCGTCCATTACCCGTGTGCTTCAGCCGGGCCGGCTCGATATTTACATGACCATGACCTTCATCATGATTGCCATCGCTTTCCTCGGCCCGATGGCCTGGTATGGCGAATGGCCGTCAATGCCGGTCTGGCCAAAGGACGCGCAGTTCCACGAACTGGTGGTCATCGCCATCGCCTTCATCGGGATTCTCGCCGTGATAAACGCCAGGGACCGGCTCACGGCGATCGTCTCGCTGGGTATTCAGGGCTTTGCCGTGGCGCTGATCTTCATGCTGTTCGGAGCGCCCGACCTGTCGTTCACCCAGTTCATGGTTGAGACCCTGGCCGTTGTCATCCTCGCTCTGGTCATGACCCGGCTGAAACTGACGGCGGTAGATCATCGTCCGACCCGGGAGAAGGTGAGCGACATGAGCGTGGCTCTGGCCTGCGGGACAGGCTTCGCGCTTTATCTGCTGGCCGTCACCCAGCAACCCTTCAACTCCTATCTGAGCGATTTCTTCTCGGCCTATTCGAAGGTCGTCGCCCACGGCGCCAATGTCGTCAACGTCATCATCGTTGATTTCCGCGGCACGGATACTTTGGGCGAGATCGCTGTGGTCATGGTCACCGGCCTGGCGATCCTGTCGCTGATCCGCATCCGCACACCGCGTGTGGTGGTCGCTGATAATGATCCCGACCGGCGCGAGGAGGCTGGCTGACATGCGCACCGTAATCTTCCGTTCGATCGCCCCTTATCTCACCAGCCTGATGGTGTTGTTTTCGATCTTCGTGCTGCTGCGCGGCCATAATGAGCCCGGCGGCGGCTTCATCGGCGGCCTGATCGCAGCCTCCGCGCTGGCCATCTACGGCATTGCCTGTGGCGTCGCCCCGGTGCGCCGGGCGATCTATTTCCACCCGATGGGTATCGCCGCCTTCGGTCTGTTCATGTCGGCCATGTCAGGTGTGCTGTCGATGCTTGCCGGCGTGCCATACATGACCGGGCTTTGGATCTATCCGAAACTGTTTGGCGTGGAAGTGCCGCTGTCGACCGTGCTGACCTTCGATATCGGCGTCTATCTGGTTGTCGTCGGCGCCATCAGTTCGATCGCATTGGCGCTCGAGGAAAGGGACCGCGACTGATGGAACCGATCTTTGCCTTGCTGGTGGGTGCGCTGTTTACCGTCGCCATCTACCTGTTCCTTTCCAAGCACATCATCCGTGTGCTGATGGGCGCGGCCATCCTCAGCAATGGTGTCAATTTGCTGATTTTCACGGCTGGCCGGGTCACCCGTGAGGTGCCGCCGATCATTCCCCATGGTGCCGACACGCTAACCGGTGCGGCCGCCAACCCGCTGCCGCAGGCGCTGATCCTGACGGCGATCGTGATTTCGTTTTCATTCTTCGCGTTTCTCCTGGTGCTGAGTTACCGGACTTTTCATGAATTGAAGACCGATGACAGCGACGAGATGCGTGTGGCCGAACCGGTGGGCGAGCCGGTGCCGCCGCTTGGTTATTAGGAGAATGTGCGAATGGCTGTAGAGGGCGCTGGCCTCCAGGATTTTTCCGCCGTTTATGTGCTGCAGCCAGTGGCTGCCGCCGACTGGCTGGTCGTCGCGCCGGTGGTCTGGTGCATCCTGATGGGCGCCGTGCTGTTGATGCTGCGCAAGCGCACCGATCTGCAGCCGCTGATCGCCATCCCGGCGCTGGTGGTACTGGCGCTGATGACCCTGGGACTGCTCGCCCATGTGCTCACCAGTGGCACGGTGACAATGACCATGGGGCGCTGGCTGCCGCCGTTTGGGATCTCCTTTACCGCCGATTTACTGGGTGCGTTTTTTGCCGCCACCTCGTCGCTGGTAGCGCTCGCCACTGGCATTTACGGCCGCAGCGATGTTGACGATTCAGGACGGCGCTACGGCTTCTACCCGTTCCTGATGCTGATGATGGCCGGCATTATCGGCGCGTTTCTGACCGGCGACA
This DNA window, taken from Hoeflea algicola, encodes the following:
- a CDS encoding PLP-dependent aminotransferase family protein; translated protein: MDIAPGLDWPHLFATRAERMKASEIRELLKLLDQPDVISFAGGIPDPALFPAQAFGAALTSALSGDSKGAALQYSVSEGYRPLRDWLVTRMASLGVPCTADNILITSGSQQALDYLGKLFLTKGDTALVGWPTYLGALQAFNAYEPYYDRLTPLGNRSAADYRETARANGGQVKFAYASADFANPTGETLPAPARERILDLATELDIAVIEDAAYQSLRYEGDEVPPLLALDIARSGSINTTRTIYCGSFSKTLAPGLRVGWVCAAEPVISKLVLMKQAADLHSATLNQMAIHTVASDGFEAQVAKIRETYRGRRDAMLSALRTYMPEGVSWTKPDGGMFIWVTLPEHMDGAALLAESLKAERVAFVPGKAFFADGSGANTLRLSFSCANETMIDEGIKRLGRVIRGGKTPA
- a CDS encoding putative monovalent cation/H+ antiporter subunit A, with product MSAAAPGTTFIVLMLPFLAALVAPWLTRRLGHNAAWLLALAPLAIFIHFLGFSAEIANGEIVTGGFKWVPSYNVSFSWLIDGLSMTFALLISGIGALIMLYSGGYLKGNDQLGRFFSFMLLFMGAMLGVVISDSFLMLFVYWELTSITSFLLIGFDHTREASRRAALQALVVTGGGGLALLAGLLVIWNITGVSQISLLLVLGDDLRDSPFYLAALILVLGGAFSKSAQFPLHFWLPNAMEAPTPVSAYLHSATMVKAGVYLLMRLNPVLGDTVWWETILPVFGGTTLIVGSLLAIRQTDLKIMLAYTTVASLGLMVMLTGFGSEHAIAAAVLYLLAHSLFKGALFMVAGLIDHGTGTRDVTRLGGLRKAMPITFVAAMVAAVSMGGLPPMFGFLAKEEVYAALWAADAWSLFFVAVAVVGNGLMFVAGFVVAIKPFFGPEVKTPKHAHEGPILLWLGPLTLGAVGLIGAIASPYAHRLFTSPMTSAVVGEPEMVTISLIPHIGVPLALSLVTIVFGIVVYRLFDRARDMVARVLAAIGWGPDRGFDQFIFGLVRLSSSITRVLQPGRLDIYMTMTFIMIAIAFLGPMAWYGEWPSMPVWPKDAQFHELVVIAIAFIGILAVINARDRLTAIVSLGIQGFAVALIFMLFGAPDLSFTQFMVETLAVVILALVMTRLKLTAVDHRPTREKVSDMSVALACGTGFALYLLAVTQQPFNSYLSDFFSAYSKVVAHGANVVNVIIVDFRGTDTLGEIAVVMVTGLAILSLIRIRTPRVVVADNDPDRREEAG
- a CDS encoding Na(+)/H(+) antiporter subunit B, whose protein sequence is MRTVIFRSIAPYLTSLMVLFSIFVLLRGHNEPGGGFIGGLIAASALAIYGIACGVAPVRRAIYFHPMGIAAFGLFMSAMSGVLSMLAGVPYMTGLWIYPKLFGVEVPLSTVLTFDIGVYLVVVGAISSIALALEERDRD
- a CDS encoding Na+/H+ antiporter subunit C, whose translation is MEPIFALLVGALFTVAIYLFLSKHIIRVLMGAAILSNGVNLLIFTAGRVTREVPPIIPHGADTLTGAAANPLPQALILTAIVISFSFFAFLLVLSYRTFHELKTDDSDEMRVAEPVGEPVPPLGY